A genomic stretch from Nitrospirota bacterium includes:
- the prmC gene encoding peptide chain release factor N(5)-glutamine methyltransferase encodes MTLLKEQMRAFDILRHIASTLNHSGIENPDKEAESIIREVVGIERVKLYSENPILSRYQIEAIGEIVIRRENREPIQYIFGYAEFYGIKIKVGKGVLIPRPETELVVEQGVKILKENPEAVALDLCTGSGAIAVSLAKHISHADIYAVDVSESALRYAEENKEYQGLKNMHILKGWLFEPVRGMRFDLIVSNPPYIKSSIIDTLQPEVRDWEPKEALNGKEDGLYFFKEILKDAPVYLNPGGSVILEVGQGQAEEVVKIAKDSGLGIVSKIKDYADIERVLVLR; translated from the coding sequence ATGACTCTACTGAAAGAACAAATGAGGGCATTTGACATTCTAAGACATATTGCCTCTACACTCAATCACTCAGGCATAGAGAACCCCGATAAAGAGGCAGAAAGCATTATCAGGGAAGTAGTAGGCATCGAAAGGGTTAAGCTCTACAGCGAAAACCCCATTCTTTCTAGATACCAGATAGAAGCTATAGGAGAAATCGTAATCCGTAGGGAAAATAGGGAGCCAATCCAGTATATATTTGGCTATGCAGAGTTTTACGGTATTAAGATTAAGGTTGGCAAAGGAGTCTTAATCCCAAGACCCGAGACAGAGCTTGTCGTAGAACAAGGTGTAAAGATATTGAAAGAAAATCCTGAGGCAGTCGCACTTGACCTTTGCACAGGAAGCGGGGCGATCGCAGTTTCGCTTGCAAAACATATCTCTCATGCAGACATCTATGCAGTGGATGTCTCGGAGTCCGCATTAAGATATGCAGAGGAAAACAAGGAATATCAGGGCTTAAAGAACATGCACATCCTTAAAGGATGGCTTTTTGAGCCTGTAAGGGGTATGAGATTCGATTTAATAGTTTCCAACCCGCCTTATATTAAAAGTAGCATCATAGATACCCTCCAGCCCGAGGTCAGGGACTGGGAGCCCAAAGAGGCACTAAATGGCAAAGAAGATGGTCTTTATTTTTTTAAGGAGATACTTAAGGATGCACCTGTTTATCTTAATCCCGGAGGTTCTGTTATACTTGAGGTAGGACAGGGGCAGGCAGAGGAGGTAGTTAAAATAGCAAAGGACTCAGGTCTCGGTATAGTCTCTAAGATTAAAGATTATGCTGACATAGAGAGGGTGCTTGTGCTTAGGTGA
- a CDS encoding helix-turn-helix transcriptional regulator encodes MRRMTDNLLLHIGKRIQSIREKRRLTQEELEEKTGVNARYISAIECGQKNPTVKTLSKLAKGLDIELYELFLFSEELESEGVARKAIDSILKGADRKSLNLCLDFLRKC; translated from the coding sequence ATGAGACGCATGACGGACAACTTACTGTTGCATATTGGAAAAAGAATACAGTCCATAAGGGAAAAGCGAAGGCTGACACAGGAGGAACTTGAAGAAAAGACAGGTGTAAATGCCCGATACATAAGCGCTATAGAATGCGGGCAGAAAAACCCCACTGTTAAGACCTTATCTAAATTAGCAAAAGGATTGGATATAGAGCTTTACGAGCTATTCCTCTTTTCAGAAGAGCTTGAATCTGAAGGTGTGGCAAGAAAAGCCATTGACTCCATCCTAAAAGGAGCTGACCGCAAAAGCCTTAACCTCTGTCTGGATTTTCTCAGAAAATGTTAG
- a CDS encoding alpha/beta fold hydrolase yields MKKTLSIALIVCLILGCTGFFFQPSKEFIENPYLKGISSEDVYFKTPDGLTLHSWLLMPEGKSEGFILYLHGNAENISTQIGNVLWLVREGFTVFAFDYRGYGKSEGSPEIKGLHIDAMTALEKAVSLTNEEDVIVLGQSLGGAISVYTVANSPFLKNVRAVVIDSAFSSYRAIAKEKASELALTWPFQHIVALSVNDDYSPVRWIDKLSPVPLLIIHGKKDPVVPLKHSLILFEKAGEPKDLWITESDGHIMSFLEKPIRKRLTDYLRLR; encoded by the coding sequence ATGAAAAAGACACTGAGCATAGCCCTTATCGTATGCCTTATTTTAGGCTGTACCGGGTTTTTCTTCCAGCCTTCAAAGGAGTTCATAGAAAACCCTTATCTGAAAGGCATAAGCTCAGAAGATGTATATTTTAAAACACCTGATGGACTGACACTTCATAGCTGGCTTCTTATGCCTGAAGGAAAAAGTGAAGGGTTCATACTTTATCTCCACGGAAACGCAGAAAACATCAGCACTCAGATAGGTAATGTGCTCTGGCTCGTCAGGGAGGGTTTCACAGTGTTTGCTTTTGACTACAGGGGATATGGCAAATCCGAAGGAAGCCCTGAAATTAAAGGTCTGCATATTGATGCCATGACAGCTCTTGAAAAGGCTGTTTCTCTAACAAATGAAGAAGATGTCATCGTCCTCGGGCAGAGCCTGGGAGGCGCCATTTCGGTCTATACGGTTGCTAACTCCCCCTTTTTAAAAAATGTGCGAGCAGTGGTCATAGACAGCGCATTTTCAAGCTACAGAGCTATTGCAAAGGAGAAGGCATCGGAATTAGCCCTCACATGGCCTTTCCAGCACATAGTGGCACTCTCTGTAAACGACGACTATAGCCCTGTAAGATGGATAGACAAGCTCTCTCCTGTGCCGCTCCTTATAATCCATGGAAAGAAAGACCCTGTCGTCCCACTTAAGCACAGCCTTATCCTTTTTGAAAAAGCAGGAGAGCCAAAAGACCTCTGGATAACCGAGTCAGATGGCCATATCATGTCATTTTTAGAAAAACCCATCAGAAAAAGACTTACCGACTACCTCAGGCTGAGATAG
- a CDS encoding DUF4105 domain-containing protein, producing the protein MEGEHPRCRFIARYTWLKEKLGIEEERLPQADCRQYREFISTISPRFSALVFPTSYMNRPASMFGHTFIRIDGGYESKLLSYAVNYTAHTGTEGGFLYALKGVFGHFKGYYLLLPYYEKVKEYTDMDHRDMWEYNLNLTEEELLRMLRHIWELKEIYSYYYFFDENCSYNILFLLEAGRPSVNLTDPSTLWVIPLDTVRAVIENGMVSSVDYRPSKATIIRHIASLLPAEDIETSLEITDEKRSPESLLKDENLKAKAEVLDLSAEMLELRYLKKKLSEEEYTKRFHRALGVRSLLKEGSEHYKVSQPIMPHKGHGSARLSIGAGIKNKRFFGELKLRPAYHDLLDPSHGYPEGSQIVFADIRARYYDEDDSYKLESIDFVNIVSISPKSRLFKPVSWKVKTGLLRKPHSDGKDHLVYYINGGYGIASEGRLPGLYYAFLEAEGNLGGKLTEDHSLGLGISAGTLEKITGIWKLHIMLKAMRYILGDEHEELGGTVAQNLRLSNSMSLTLELSKIKAYGRYTNTAIAGLNLYF; encoded by the coding sequence GTGGAAGGCGAACACCCAAGATGCAGGTTCATAGCAAGATACACTTGGCTTAAGGAAAAGCTCGGCATAGAAGAGGAAAGGCTTCCTCAAGCAGACTGTAGACAATACAGAGAGTTTATTAGCACTATAAGCCCGAGGTTTTCGGCATTGGTTTTTCCGACATCCTATATGAACAGGCCTGCCTCTATGTTTGGACATACATTCATAAGAATAGATGGAGGCTACGAGAGTAAGCTACTTTCATATGCGGTTAACTACACAGCCCATACAGGCACCGAAGGAGGCTTCCTCTATGCCCTGAAGGGCGTCTTTGGACACTTCAAGGGCTATTACTTACTACTGCCATACTATGAGAAGGTTAAAGAATACACTGATATGGATCATCGCGACATGTGGGAATACAACCTCAACCTTACAGAGGAGGAGCTTCTGAGGATGCTCAGGCATATCTGGGAGCTTAAGGAAATCTATTCTTATTATTATTTCTTCGATGAGAACTGCTCATACAACATATTGTTTCTTCTTGAGGCAGGCAGGCCTTCGGTAAACCTTACGGACCCCTCTACGCTATGGGTTATTCCTCTGGACACTGTAAGGGCAGTCATAGAAAACGGCATGGTAAGCTCAGTTGACTACCGTCCTTCAAAGGCAACGATTATCAGGCATATTGCCTCCCTGCTTCCTGCTGAAGACATAGAGACCTCGTTAGAAATAACTGATGAAAAGCGTAGTCCTGAAAGCCTTCTTAAGGACGAAAACCTCAAAGCCAAGGCAGAGGTTCTTGACCTTTCTGCTGAGATGCTTGAGCTTAGATACCTGAAGAAAAAGCTTTCAGAGGAAGAATACACAAAAAGGTTTCACCGCGCTCTGGGAGTGCGAAGCCTTCTTAAGGAGGGCTCTGAGCATTATAAAGTCTCCCAGCCTATTATGCCACATAAAGGCCATGGCTCAGCGAGGCTTAGCATTGGGGCAGGCATAAAGAACAAAAGGTTTTTTGGAGAGTTAAAGCTCAGGCCTGCTTATCACGACCTCCTTGACCCTTCGCATGGATACCCTGAGGGCTCTCAGATTGTCTTTGCCGACATAAGGGCAAGATATTATGATGAGGATGACTCATACAAACTTGAGAGTATTGACTTTGTGAACATTGTCTCAATCTCGCCTAAAAGCAGGCTCTTTAAGCCTGTCTCGTGGAAGGTCAAAACAGGGCTCCTCCGGAAGCCTCATAGCGACGGAAAAGACCATCTCGTATACTATATTAATGGCGGCTATGGCATTGCATCCGAGGGCAGACTCCCGGGACTTTACTATGCCTTCTTAGAGGCAGAAGGAAACCTCGGAGGCAAATTGACAGAGGACCACTCTTTGGGGCTGGGCATCTCAGCCGGAACCCTTGAGAAGATAACAGGCATATGGAAGCTTCATATTATGCTTAAAGCTATGCGCTATATCTTAGGGGACGAGCATGAAGAATTAGGCGGCACAGTTGCCCAGAACCTGAGGCTCTCAAATAGCATGAGCCTTACCCTCGAGCTGTCTAAAATAAAAGCATACGGCAGATACACAAACACAGCCATAGCAGGCCTGAATCTTTACTTCTGA
- a CDS encoding PEGA domain-containing protein, with amino-acid sequence MKKLLTCIIGLIVCSGCGLILSGTTQQVSFESNPSKADVYVNDVKTCTTPCVATLERNKVTPIIQIKKDGYENAQVPMMRKFNIMVAFDVFWSYCSTTAFAIDLANNTNVEYAPDRFFTVLEPIKKGEITDDNIKGKSKKILFFIAVNHSQLIYDISRGSGEYLSALFELISVQKDEQSDAFSKLKSLHVKYPDTVEFARAVVIYDFLKSQKTKN; translated from the coding sequence ATGAAAAAGCTCTTAACATGTATCATTGGCTTAATTGTGTGCAGCGGCTGTGGTCTTATACTTAGCGGGACAACACAGCAAGTGTCTTTTGAAAGCAATCCGTCCAAGGCAGATGTGTATGTCAATGATGTTAAAACTTGTACGACGCCGTGCGTCGCCACTCTTGAAAGGAACAAAGTTACGCCAATAATTCAAATCAAGAAAGATGGCTATGAGAATGCTCAAGTGCCTATGATGAGAAAGTTCAATATTATGGTCGCTTTTGATGTTTTCTGGAGTTATTGCTCAACAACTGCCTTTGCAATAGATCTTGCCAATAACACAAATGTTGAGTATGCTCCAGATAGGTTTTTCACTGTGCTGGAACCTATAAAAAAAGGTGAAATAACAGATGACAATATAAAAGGCAAATCAAAAAAGATATTGTTCTTTATCGCTGTCAATCACAGTCAACTCATCTATGATATATCACGCGGATCAGGAGAATATCTGTCAGCATTATTTGAACTGATTAGTGTGCAGAAGGACGAACAGTCAGATGCGTTTTCAAAACTTAAGAGTTTGCACGTGAAATACCCCGACACAGTGGAGTTCGCCCGTGCCGTGGTTATTTATGACTTTCTCAAGTCTCAAAAAACAAAAAACTGA
- a CDS encoding LysM peptidoglycan-binding domain-containing protein: protein MKNLTFLVLTVFAFSIVALFNPSLSNAQGDNAYEYTEYTIQKGDTLWDISSSHLKNPFQWPLIWNQNKDIADPDRIYPGLVIKIPSGIKAIEEAGLETVQIVPKAEPPTIKEEVQEEKAITEIKEIKEIKVQPITKAEPERIAPIKKGYLTSRKTLLFSGYITMTVPYKGEITGSPLEANYFGANDSVYIKTIGDVKKGDRFFIIRKGEKVKHPHTSILIGFMVEVLGTLEVEEITVDGVKARIKEAFIDITKGDTLDTYTDIELPYVIGEPRKPQLDGLVVATKYNRSLSGQLDTVFIDKGKNDGLEPGDLLVIVASGSKGRTNAIIQIIQARESTSSAIILESILEVNIGDAVIGMK from the coding sequence ATGAAAAATTTAACATTTCTCGTGTTAACCGTTTTTGCATTTTCAATAGTCGCTCTGTTTAATCCCTCTCTATCGAATGCACAGGGCGATAATGCTTACGAATACACGGAATACACTATCCAAAAAGGAGATACCCTGTGGGATATCTCTTCGAGTCACCTAAAAAACCCATTCCAGTGGCCACTCATATGGAATCAAAACAAAGACATAGCCGACCCTGATAGGATATATCCAGGCCTTGTGATAAAGATACCTTCTGGCATAAAGGCAATAGAAGAGGCTGGATTGGAGACCGTGCAGATTGTGCCGAAGGCAGAGCCTCCAACAATAAAGGAGGAGGTCCAAGAAGAAAAGGCGATAACGGAGATAAAAGAGATAAAAGAGATAAAGGTTCAACCCATAACTAAAGCAGAGCCTGAAAGGATTGCTCCAATAAAGAAAGGGTATCTTACCAGTAGAAAAACATTGCTTTTTTCAGGCTATATAACAATGACGGTCCCTTACAAAGGCGAAATTACAGGCTCACCTCTTGAGGCAAATTATTTCGGTGCAAACGACAGTGTATATATAAAAACCATCGGTGATGTAAAGAAGGGCGACAGATTCTTTATCATCCGTAAAGGAGAAAAAGTAAAACACCCTCATACCAGCATTCTCATTGGCTTTATGGTAGAGGTTTTAGGAACATTGGAGGTGGAGGAAATAACAGTAGATGGGGTAAAGGCACGCATTAAAGAAGCCTTTATAGATATAACCAAAGGAGACACGCTTGACACATATACCGATATAGAGCTTCCATATGTAATCGGTGAGCCGAGGAAACCTCAGTTAGATGGATTAGTCGTTGCAACAAAATACAACCGTAGCCTGAGCGGACAGTTAGACACGGTGTTCATTGACAAGGGGAAAAACGATGGGCTTGAGCCGGGAGATTTACTGGTCATAGTAGCATCGGGCTCAAAAGGCAGGACAAATGCCATTATCCAGATAATACAGGCTCGGGAATCCACTTCCTCGGCAATCATACTGGAAAGCATATTAGAGGTAAACATTGGAGATGCGGTTATAGGAATGAAGTAA
- a CDS encoding 50S ribosomal protein L28, giving the protein MAICRACGKKKVIGNNVSHANNRTKRQIQPNLQRMRIILDGKTERAYICTRCLRSGFVQKAV; this is encoded by the coding sequence ATGGCAATTTGTAGGGCTTGTGGAAAAAAGAAAGTAATCGGCAATAATGTAAGCCATGCAAACAACCGCACAAAAAGGCAGATACAGCCGAACCTTCAGAGGATGAGGATAATATTGGACGGCAAAACAGAGAGGGCTTATATCTGCACAAGGTGTTTGCGTTCGGGCTTTGTTCAGAAAGCAGTTTGA
- the rpmE gene encoding 50S ribosomal protein L31 — protein MKEGIHPEYKEVQIVCACGETFTTRSTKPKIHIDICSSCHPFFTGKQKIMDTEGRVEKFKKKYARKNK, from the coding sequence TTGAAAGAGGGCATTCACCCGGAATACAAAGAAGTTCAGATTGTCTGTGCATGCGGTGAGACATTTACCACAAGGTCTACGAAGCCCAAGATACATATTGACATCTGCTCAAGCTGTCATCCTTTCTTTACGGGTAAGCAAAAGATAATGGACACCGAGGGAAGGGTCGAGAAATTTAAGAAAAAATACGCAAGGAAAAATAAGTAG
- a CDS encoding DUF721 domain-containing protein yields the protein MQRAGSVIHSIIKDLGMEDNLCLYRMKSEWHSLFQPPVCLHMSPSSLSEAHLTINVDSPQWLQEISFYKEDIIRKLHGFGVKDIRLRVGRVRIEKCKGVR from the coding sequence ATGCAAAGGGCAGGCTCGGTAATCCACTCGATAATAAAAGACCTTGGCATGGAGGACAACCTCTGCCTTTATCGGATGAAATCCGAGTGGCATTCCCTGTTTCAGCCTCCTGTTTGTCTTCATATGTCTCCTTCATCTCTAAGCGAGGCTCATCTGACTATCAATGTAGATTCGCCACAATGGCTTCAGGAGATAAGTTTTTATAAAGAAGATATAATAAGGAAACTCCACGGATTCGGAGTAAAGGATATAAGGTTGAGGGTCGGCAGGGTCAGGATAGAAAAGTGTAAGGGTGTGCGATAA
- a CDS encoding DUF1385 domain-containing protein, with protein sequence MNTIGGQAVIEGVMMKSRNGWSVAVRGMDGKIHLRKESLKDRNKLLRTPIVRGVIALYDAFSIGIKALEFSANKAYEGEEQKPMSRHLLVFTIAVALMLGVGLFILFPLYATKLLGIAFHSVSENTVMFNLVDGLIRVFVFLVYIGAIGLWPEMKRILQYHGAEHKVIHAYEAGRMLKPEGLSDMSTHHPRCGTSFLLIVMVVSIAVFSFIPQSWHFFYKFLSRVIFIPVIAGLSYELLRFSSKRKDNVVIRFLVMPGLALQRLTTREPDELQVEVAIKALEEVLSLEVKDAR encoded by the coding sequence ATGAATACAATAGGCGGACAAGCTGTAATCGAAGGAGTAATGATGAAATCCAGAAATGGATGGTCTGTTGCCGTTCGGGGCATGGACGGTAAGATACATCTAAGGAAGGAGTCTTTAAAAGACAGGAACAAGCTCTTGAGGACACCTATTGTCAGGGGAGTTATTGCACTTTATGATGCCTTTTCCATTGGAATAAAGGCACTTGAGTTTTCTGCAAACAAGGCATACGAAGGAGAAGAACAAAAGCCCATGAGCAGGCATCTGCTTGTCTTTACGATTGCGGTGGCACTGATGCTTGGGGTAGGGCTTTTTATATTATTTCCACTTTATGCGACAAAACTCTTGGGCATTGCCTTTCATAGCGTATCGGAGAATACAGTAATGTTTAATCTTGTGGATGGCTTGATAAGGGTATTTGTATTTCTCGTCTATATAGGTGCTATAGGGCTATGGCCCGAGATGAAAAGAATCCTTCAGTATCATGGCGCAGAGCATAAGGTAATACATGCATATGAGGCAGGAAGAATGCTTAAGCCTGAGGGTCTTTCCGATATGAGCACCCATCATCCAAGATGCGGCACGAGTTTTCTTCTCATCGTGATGGTTGTAAGCATCGCAGTATTTTCGTTTATCCCTCAGTCATGGCATTTCTTTTATAAGTTCCTTTCAAGAGTAATCTTTATACCAGTGATTGCAGGGCTTTCGTATGAACTGCTCAGGTTTTCTTCAAAGAGGAAAGACAATGTAGTTATCCGTTTTCTGGTGATGCCTGGTCTTGCCCTTCAGAGGCTTACAACCCGTGAGCCTGATGAATTACAGGTTGAGGTTGCGATAAAGGCATTGGAGGAAGTGCTTTCGTTAGAGGTGAAAGATGCTCGATAA
- the infB gene encoding translation initiation factor IF-2 encodes MPNIRIYELAKTLAVENKEILSVLLELGIKGKTSSSGIDEKTVDMIKERLKKSGKSHLPKKEPKKTSALKAPKREPKGAVLKPQIKPEKEIKVDVPSVVVSEEKVVKAPEPPLEQVEKEVQEEKQPPPIEKDVLLLEEEVEMKVPLKFKKDIETEKVEKFKAKPGMHRAFQAIRKIEHKRHEQRLFKRHPKGEKQELKEENKQILITAPRKKTLKINEGTTVKEFAELIGMKVSDITKKFMELGYMPSSVNQSVDLDAAVLAAQSMGIKLEVASIEEEVIPEEVSEDVSALLPRPPVITVMGHVDHGKTSLLDAIKQTKVTETEFGGITQHIGAYKVSIKGKEIVFLDTPGHAAFTTLRARGAKVTDIVVLVVAADDGVKPQTIEAINHAKAANVPIIVAINKIDKPEANVSKVKGELAESGIISEEWGGQNIFTEVSAKKRIGIEHLLEMILLQAEVMELKANPNKMARGSIIESRLDKGRGPVATVLVQSGKLKVGDAFLSGVNAGRVRALADDTGKRLGEAGPSTPVEVIGFGSIPQAGDPFIAMEDERKARHIALLRLQKQRFSQIKEIKRLTLDELYSKIKEGQIKELNIVIKGDVQGSVEAMKSALEGITHPEVKIKVIHSSVGGINESDVMLSAASNAIVIGFNVRPESKASQIAEKEGVDLRLYKIIYDAIEDVKKALEGLLEPTLKEKVLGRAEVRQTFQVSKIGTIAGCYVTDGTVLRTSDGIRVIRDSIVIHEGKIASLKRFKEDVREVQAGYECGITIENFNDIKVGDIIENYVVEKIAAKL; translated from the coding sequence ATGCCAAATATACGGATTTATGAGCTTGCAAAAACACTTGCAGTTGAAAATAAAGAAATCCTGTCTGTGCTTTTAGAGTTAGGAATTAAGGGTAAGACCTCCTCATCGGGCATAGATGAAAAGACCGTAGATATGATAAAGGAGAGGCTCAAAAAGTCAGGAAAATCCCATCTTCCAAAGAAAGAGCCTAAAAAGACATCTGCTCTGAAAGCTCCAAAGAGAGAGCCTAAAGGAGCAGTCCTAAAGCCCCAGATAAAGCCTGAAAAAGAAATAAAGGTAGATGTGCCTTCTGTAGTTGTGTCTGAAGAAAAAGTAGTTAAGGCTCCTGAGCCTCCACTCGAGCAGGTAGAAAAAGAGGTTCAGGAAGAAAAACAGCCTCCTCCAATAGAAAAAGATGTTCTTCTCTTAGAGGAAGAGGTAGAGATGAAGGTTCCCTTAAAGTTCAAAAAGGATATTGAAACAGAAAAAGTGGAGAAGTTTAAGGCAAAGCCTGGAATGCACAGGGCTTTTCAGGCAATAAGGAAAATCGAGCACAAACGGCACGAGCAAAGGCTGTTCAAGAGGCATCCAAAAGGAGAAAAACAGGAGCTGAAAGAGGAAAATAAACAAATTTTAATCACTGCTCCAAGGAAAAAGACCCTTAAAATCAATGAGGGCACGACTGTCAAGGAATTTGCAGAGCTCATTGGCATGAAGGTGTCCGATATAACAAAGAAATTTATGGAATTAGGCTATATGCCCTCCTCTGTTAACCAGTCGGTTGACCTCGATGCCGCAGTTTTGGCGGCACAGAGCATGGGCATAAAATTAGAGGTTGCCTCTATAGAGGAAGAGGTAATTCCCGAGGAGGTTTCCGAGGATGTCTCGGCTCTTTTGCCAAGACCTCCTGTTATTACTGTAATGGGACATGTTGACCATGGAAAGACATCCCTTCTCGATGCCATTAAACAGACAAAGGTCACAGAGACGGAATTTGGCGGAATAACCCAGCATATAGGTGCATACAAGGTCTCGATTAAAGGAAAAGAGATTGTATTTTTAGACACCCCAGGACATGCGGCTTTTACAACCCTGAGGGCAAGGGGTGCAAAGGTAACGGATATAGTTGTCCTTGTCGTTGCCGCAGACGATGGGGTAAAACCGCAGACAATAGAGGCGATTAACCATGCAAAGGCCGCAAATGTCCCAATTATAGTTGCCATTAATAAGATTGACAAGCCCGAGGCAAATGTATCGAAGGTCAAAGGAGAGCTTGCCGAGTCAGGCATAATCTCGGAGGAGTGGGGAGGTCAGAATATATTCACCGAGGTGTCTGCTAAAAAACGCATCGGCATAGAGCATCTGCTTGAAATGATACTTCTACAGGCAGAGGTCATGGAGCTTAAGGCAAACCCTAATAAAATGGCAAGGGGAAGTATAATAGAGTCAAGGCTCGATAAAGGCAGAGGCCCTGTTGCAACTGTGCTAGTTCAGTCAGGGAAATTGAAGGTTGGCGATGCCTTTCTCTCAGGGGTTAATGCAGGCAGGGTTAGGGCACTTGCTGATGACACAGGCAAAAGGCTCGGTGAGGCAGGACCATCTACGCCAGTTGAGGTCATTGGCTTTGGAAGCATCCCACAGGCAGGAGACCCCTTTATAGCCATGGAAGACGAAAGGAAGGCAAGACATATTGCCCTCTTAAGGCTCCAGAAACAAAGGTTCTCGCAGATAAAGGAGATAAAAAGACTTACATTAGATGAGCTTTATTCAAAAATAAAGGAAGGACAGATAAAGGAACTAAACATCGTTATTAAAGGAGATGTTCAGGGCTCTGTAGAGGCAATGAAGAGTGCACTTGAGGGCATCACACACCCCGAGGTCAAGATAAAGGTCATCCACTCCTCTGTTGGAGGAATAAACGAATCCGATGTCATGCTTTCTGCTGCCTCCAATGCAATAGTAATAGGCTTCAATGTAAGACCAGAGTCAAAGGCAAGCCAGATTGCCGAAAAAGAGGGGGTTGACCTCAGGCTATATAAAATTATATACGACGCAATAGAGGATGTTAAAAAAGCCCTCGAAGGACTCCTCGAACCCACGCTCAAGGAAAAGGTTCTGGGAAGGGCAGAGGTCAGACAGACATTTCAGGTCTCAAAGATTGGAACAATCGCAGGCTGTTATGTTACAGATGGCACTGTTCTGAGGACAAGCGACGGTATACGGGTCATAAGAGACAGTATAGTAATTCATGAAGGCAAAATAGCATCTCTCAAGAGATTCAAGGAAGATGTCAGAGAGGTTCAGGCAGGCTATGAATGCGGCATAACCATAGAGAACTTTAATGACATAAAGGTAGGAGATATCATCGAAAACTATGTAGTGGAAAAGATAGCCGCAAAACTGTAA
- the prfA gene encoding peptide chain release factor 1, translating to MLDKLKTIEEKYEELTALLMSPDVFSNPKLYQKYSKEQADLTPLFEKIRYYRKVLSEMEDVEELLIGGDGDLRELARAELDKLKGEKLKVEAELKIMLLPKDPRDEKSVILEIRAGTGGGEASLFASSLFRMYSRYAESKRWKVDVISSNLTGLGGIKEIIASIEGKGVYSRLKYESGVHRVQRVPVTEASGRIHTSAATVAVLPEAEDVDIKVEEKDLRVDTFCASGPGGQGVNTTYSAVRIVHLPTGMMVSCQDERSQIKNKEKALKVLRSRLYEQHIEEMERERALERKTQVGTGDRSERIRTYNYPQNRVTDHRIGLTLHRLEAVMEGDLEEIIVSLTTHFQTEKLKEILK from the coding sequence ATGCTCGATAAACTTAAAACTATAGAGGAAAAATACGAGGAGCTTACAGCCCTTCTAATGAGCCCCGATGTGTTTTCCAATCCAAAGCTATACCAGAAATACTCAAAGGAGCAGGCAGACCTCACGCCCTTGTTTGAGAAGATAAGGTATTACAGGAAAGTGCTTTCGGAGATGGAGGATGTAGAGGAGCTTTTAATCGGCGGAGATGGAGACCTGAGAGAGCTTGCACGGGCTGAATTGGATAAGCTTAAAGGCGAAAAGCTCAAGGTGGAGGCAGAGCTTAAGATTATGCTTTTGCCAAAAGACCCAAGGGACGAAAAGTCCGTAATACTCGAGATAAGGGCTGGCACAGGAGGCGGGGAGGCATCTCTGTTTGCATCCTCTCTTTTTAGGATGTATTCGAGATATGCCGAATCCAAAAGGTGGAAGGTGGATGTCATTAGCTCAAACCTTACAGGGCTTGGAGGAATAAAAGAGATTATAGCCTCTATCGAGGGCAAAGGTGTCTATAGCAGGCTCAAGTATGAAAGCGGAGTTCATAGGGTTCAGCGTGTGCCTGTTACAGAGGCATCAGGAAGGATTCATACATCTGCGGCAACCGTTGCAGTCCTGCCAGAGGCAGAAGATGTAGATATAAAGGTTGAAGAGAAGGACCTAAGAGTAGATACATTCTGTGCCTCGGGGCCAGGTGGACAGGGAGTCAATACAACATACTCAGCCGTAAGAATCGTTCACCTGCCAACTGGCATGATGGTCTCCTGTCAGGACGAGAGGTCTCAGATTAAAAATAAAGAGAAGGCATTAAAAGTCCTTCGCTCGAGACTTTATGAACAGCACATCGAGGAGATGGAAAGGGAAAGAGCGCTCGAAAGAAAAACCCAGGTAGGCACAGGAGATAGAAGCGAAAGAATCAGGACATATAATTACCCCCAAAACAGGGTCACTGACCATAGAATCGGACTTACACTTCACAGACTCGAAGCTGTCATGGAAGGAGACCTCGAGGAAATAATCGTTAGCCTCACCACACACTTTCAGACAGAAAAACTAAAAGAGATTTTAAAATGA